A part of Ziziphus jujuba cultivar Dongzao chromosome 8, ASM3175591v1 genomic DNA contains:
- the LOC107414788 gene encoding protein BOBBER 1 yields the protein MAIISDFEEEEQKPKSKPSSAASASSVSATPFTASLDPSNPLQFLQKAIDLVAQETDFLEKETAEKEILSAVRTARQRKEKRKAEEKKEKEERKKLETKEEVKKEAMEEVKKEVEAPAKAEEKEDSGARVPNRGNGLDLEKYSWTQTLQEVTVIIPVPPGTKARFIVCEIKKKHLKVGLKGQPPIIEGELFRPIKPDDSYWSLEDQSAVSILLTKHDQLEWWKSLVKGDPEIDTQKVEPESSKLSDLDPETRQTVEKMMFDQRQKSMGLPTSDEMQKQEILKKFMAEHPEMDFSRAKIS from the exons ATGGCCATAATCTCCGACTTCGAAGAGGAGGAGCAGAAACCCAAATCCAAGCCTTCCTCTGCGGCCTCTGCCTCATCGGTCTCTGCGACGCCGTTTACGGCGAGCTTGGATCCCTCAAACCCACTGCAATTTCTCCAGAAAGCTATCGACTTGGTTGCCCAAGAAACCGACTTCCTCGAGAAAGAGACGGCGGAGAAGGAGATTCTCTCCGCCGTGCGCACCGCCAGGCAGAGGAAGGAGAAAAGGAAGGCCGaggagaagaaggagaaggaggagaggaAGAAGCTTGAGACGAAGGAGGAGGTGAAGAAGGAAGCTATGGAAGAGGTTAAGAAGGAGGTTGAAGCTCCGGCCAAGGCCGAGGAGAAAGAAGATAGTGGCGCCAGAG TGCCAAACCGAGGCAATGGTCTTGATTTGGAGAAGTATTCTTGGACCCAGACCCTGCAAGAGGTTACTGTAATTATTCCTGTGCCTCCTGGAACCAAAGCAAGGTTTATTgtatgtgagataaagaaaaaacaTCTGAAAGTTGGGCTTAAGGGCCAACCTCCTATCATTGAA GGGGAGCTTTTCCGACCTATCAAGCCTGATGACAGCTATTGGAGCTTAG AGGATCAGAGTGCTGTCTCTATTCTCTTGACCAAACACGATCAGCTGGAGTGGTGGAAAAGTTTGGTCAAAGGTGATCCTGAAATTGATACTCAAAAGGTTGAACCTGAGTCTAGCAAATTATCTGACTTGGACCCAGAAACAAGGCAGACTGTTGAAAAGATGATG TTTGATCAAAGGCAGAAGTCTATGGGCCTCCCAACTAGTGATGAAATGCAGAAGCAGGAGATTCTGAAGAAATTCATGGCTGAG CATCCAGAGATGGACTTCTCAAGAGCCAAGATATCTTAA
- the LOC107414787 gene encoding wax ester synthase/diacylglycerol acyltransferase 6-like isoform X2 translates to MNTGESSQPSLSWPAGKQYLSPAARLFHSPRFNCYIISILGCKTNINPDVVKAGLKQTLLKHPRFSSKLVSSERGCGKRKWTRTSVNLEDHVIVPNFDSEIDSPDRFVEDYISNITTTPLDFSKPLWELHLLNVKTSYAEAVGVFRIHHSVGDGASLMSLLLACTRKTSDPDSLPTVPTMKKRTRSSDSSWFWRFLWVIWSVLIVIWNTFVHIVLFLATTLFLKDTKTPIKGELGVELATKRFVHRTVSLDHIKLIKNSMKLTVNDVIVGVTQASLSKYLNRRYAQNQKDGGSNHKRNNLPKSIRLRAAILINLRPTVGIQDLAEMMAKDSKTRWGNWIGYILVPFTIALQDDPLNYILQAKAMIDRKKLSLEAICTFATAKLIITTFGAKVAGFIAHRLLSNTTMAFSSLVGPLEDVSFYGHPITFIAPSVYGHPHALTIHFQSYVNKMTIALAVDPSVIPDPHQLLDEIEESLKLTRDAVVKRELTQEPV, encoded by the exons ATGAATACGGGCGAGTCGTCACAGCCGTCGTTGTCATGGCCGGCCGGAAAACAGTATCTTAGTCCGGCAGCTCGCTTATTTCATTCGCCGAGATTCAATTGTTATATCATATCAATCCTGGGCTGCAAAACAAACATCAATCCGGACGTTGTTAAAGCTGGTTTAAAACAAACTTTGCTTAAACATCCTCGATTCTCTAGCAAGCTG GTTAGCAGTGAAAGGGGGtgtggaaaaagaaaatggactCGAACGTCGGTAAATCTTGAAGACCATGTTATAGTTCCAAACTTTGATTCGGAAATAGACTCTCCGGATCGTTTTGTAGAAGACTATATTTCCAACATAAcgacaacccctcttgactttTCAAAACCTTTGTGGGAACTTCATCTCCTAAACGTCAAAACTTCATATGCAGAAGCAGTCGGAGTTTTCAGAATTCACCACTCTGTTGGTGATGGAGCATCTCTCATGTCGCTTCTTCTTGCCTGTACCCGGAAAACCTCTGACCCGGATTCATTGCCTACAGTTCCAACAATGAAGAAACGGACCCGTTCGAGTGATTCAAGCTGGTTTTGGAGgtttttatgggttatttggTCAGTATTAATAGTGATATGGAACACTTTTGTCCATATTGTGTTGTTTTTAGCAACTACTCTGTTTTTGAAAGACACAAAGACTCCCATTAAAGGTGAACTTGGTGTTGAGCTTGCCACCAAGCGATTCGTTCATCGAACGGTTAGTCTTGACCACATAAAGCTGATCAAGAACTCTATGAAATTG ACAGTGAATGATGTTATAGTGGGAGTGACACAAGCCAGTCTCTCGAAGTATCTAAACCGCCGATATG CTCAAAATCAGAAAGATGGAGGATCAAACCATAAGAGAAACAATCTTCCGAAAAGTATTCGCCTTAGAGCAGCTATTCTGATCAACTTAAGACCAACTGTGGGGATTCAG GATTTAGCAGAGATGATGGCTAAGGATTCCAAAACCAGGTGGGGTAATTGGATTGGATATATACTCGTTCCCTTCACCATTGCTTTGCAAGATGATCCATTGAACTACATTCTTCAAGCCAAAGCTATGATCGATCGAAAAAAGCTGTCGCTTGAAGCTATCTGCACTTTTGCAACAGCCAAACTTATAATCACAACATTTGGAGCTAAG GTGGCAGGATTCATAGCGCACAGACTTCTTTCTAATACAACAATGGCCTTCTCAAGCCTGGTCGGTCCATTAGAAGATGTTAGCTTTTATGGCCATCCAATAACTTTCATTGCTCCTAGTGTTTATGGTCATCCACAC GCTCTGACAATCCATTTCCAAAGCTATGTGAACAAGATGACTATTGCTTTAGCAGTTGATCCGAGTGTGATTCCTGATCCTCATCAGCTGTTGGATGAAATAGAAGAGTCTCTCAAACTCACTAGGGATGCTGTTGTGAAAAGAGAACTCACCCAAGAACCTGTCTAA
- the LOC107414787 gene encoding wax ester synthase/diacylglycerol acyltransferase 6-like isoform X1, with product MNTGESSQPSLSWPAGKQYLSPAARLFHSPRFNCYIISILGCKTNINPDVVKAGLKQTLLKHPRFSSKLVSSERGCGKRKWTRTSVNLEDHVIVPNFDSEIDSPDRFVEDYISNITTTPLDFSKPLWELHLLNVKTSYAEAVGVFRIHHSVGDGASLMSLLLACTRKTSDPDSLPTVPTMKKRTRSSDSSWFWRFLWVIWSVLIVIWNTFVHIVLFLATTLFLKDTKTPIKGELGVELATKRFVHRTVSLDHIKLIKNSMKLTVNDVIVGVTQASLSKYLNRRYAAQNQKDGGSNHKRNNLPKSIRLRAAILINLRPTVGIQDLAEMMAKDSKTRWGNWIGYILVPFTIALQDDPLNYILQAKAMIDRKKLSLEAICTFATAKLIITTFGAKVAGFIAHRLLSNTTMAFSSLVGPLEDVSFYGHPITFIAPSVYGHPHALTIHFQSYVNKMTIALAVDPSVIPDPHQLLDEIEESLKLTRDAVVKRELTQEPV from the exons ATGAATACGGGCGAGTCGTCACAGCCGTCGTTGTCATGGCCGGCCGGAAAACAGTATCTTAGTCCGGCAGCTCGCTTATTTCATTCGCCGAGATTCAATTGTTATATCATATCAATCCTGGGCTGCAAAACAAACATCAATCCGGACGTTGTTAAAGCTGGTTTAAAACAAACTTTGCTTAAACATCCTCGATTCTCTAGCAAGCTG GTTAGCAGTGAAAGGGGGtgtggaaaaagaaaatggactCGAACGTCGGTAAATCTTGAAGACCATGTTATAGTTCCAAACTTTGATTCGGAAATAGACTCTCCGGATCGTTTTGTAGAAGACTATATTTCCAACATAAcgacaacccctcttgactttTCAAAACCTTTGTGGGAACTTCATCTCCTAAACGTCAAAACTTCATATGCAGAAGCAGTCGGAGTTTTCAGAATTCACCACTCTGTTGGTGATGGAGCATCTCTCATGTCGCTTCTTCTTGCCTGTACCCGGAAAACCTCTGACCCGGATTCATTGCCTACAGTTCCAACAATGAAGAAACGGACCCGTTCGAGTGATTCAAGCTGGTTTTGGAGgtttttatgggttatttggTCAGTATTAATAGTGATATGGAACACTTTTGTCCATATTGTGTTGTTTTTAGCAACTACTCTGTTTTTGAAAGACACAAAGACTCCCATTAAAGGTGAACTTGGTGTTGAGCTTGCCACCAAGCGATTCGTTCATCGAACGGTTAGTCTTGACCACATAAAGCTGATCAAGAACTCTATGAAATTG ACAGTGAATGATGTTATAGTGGGAGTGACACAAGCCAGTCTCTCGAAGTATCTAAACCGCCGATATG CAGCTCAAAATCAGAAAGATGGAGGATCAAACCATAAGAGAAACAATCTTCCGAAAAGTATTCGCCTTAGAGCAGCTATTCTGATCAACTTAAGACCAACTGTGGGGATTCAG GATTTAGCAGAGATGATGGCTAAGGATTCCAAAACCAGGTGGGGTAATTGGATTGGATATATACTCGTTCCCTTCACCATTGCTTTGCAAGATGATCCATTGAACTACATTCTTCAAGCCAAAGCTATGATCGATCGAAAAAAGCTGTCGCTTGAAGCTATCTGCACTTTTGCAACAGCCAAACTTATAATCACAACATTTGGAGCTAAG GTGGCAGGATTCATAGCGCACAGACTTCTTTCTAATACAACAATGGCCTTCTCAAGCCTGGTCGGTCCATTAGAAGATGTTAGCTTTTATGGCCATCCAATAACTTTCATTGCTCCTAGTGTTTATGGTCATCCACAC GCTCTGACAATCCATTTCCAAAGCTATGTGAACAAGATGACTATTGCTTTAGCAGTTGATCCGAGTGTGATTCCTGATCCTCATCAGCTGTTGGATGAAATAGAAGAGTCTCTCAAACTCACTAGGGATGCTGTTGTGAAAAGAGAACTCACCCAAGAACCTGTCTAA
- the LOC107414768 gene encoding protein FAR1-RELATED SEQUENCE 5-like, whose translation MLDDTGTQLYTPQVVEQKKPNVKQEFQTIEEAFQFYNAYARECGFSARMSTSKRKKGTNELIWKQFVCFKEGETNEHYQKKEKHTVQRSGERNRGLVRVGCKAKMTVVKSQTGPNWIVSQFVEEHNYALATPSKIHLLRSHRVVSAAKRGLSQQLSEANIPMCQQIRVLEIEADGPQNIGCVEKDIRNYGQREEKNPTFYFKCELDEESRLVRCFWADPFARRSYHFYGDVVVFDTTYNTNKYDMIFAPLAGVNHHGQTVIFGCALLSGEKTEFFIWLFNQLLDVMPRGAPQVIITDQDPTMTKDIAQVLPSTCHRYCIWHILNKFAEKINTMVYRDNYHWFKNIICNSETIEEFETSWAELLKNSNLGDNTWLRQMYEIRNKWVSVYFNHIFNAGMLSSQRAESSHAFFKRYISNKNSLMDFIVCFNRAINHQRHDELVADHIDVNEQPKLKTMCPMETQMVKIYTKRNFIIFQDELFESSAYFLSCTFEDDESVFYSVRKANGSCSSRNRQLKYNKLSDSVSCSCRLFNFNGIPCRHILAYFRIKQVMFLPSEYILRRWTKSAKIGKVWDNNG comes from the exons ATGTTAGACGACACTGGAACTCAATTGTACACTCCACAAGTTGTAGAACAAAAAAAGCCAAATGTTaaacaagaatttcaaacaatTGAAGAggcttttcaattttacaatGCATATGCAAGAGAATGTGGATTTAGTGCAAGAATGAGTACtagtaagagaaaaaaaggaacaaatgaGCTAATATGGAAACAGTTTGTGTGTTTTAAGGAAGGAGAGACAAATGAACATTAtcagaagaaagaaaaacatacaGTTCAAAGATCTGGTGAAAGGAATCGAGGATTAGTTCGAGTTGGCTGCAAAGCTAAGATGACAGTGGTTAAGAGTCAAACAGGACCAAATTGGATTGTTAGTCAATTTGTAGAAGAGCATAACTATGCACTTGCTACTCCAAGCAAGATACATTTGTTAAGATCTCATAGAGTTGTATCAGCTGCAAAAAGAGGTTTGAGCCAACAGTTATCAGAAGCAAATATTCCAATGTGTCAACAAATAAGGGTGCTAGAAATAGAAGCTGATGGTCCTCAAAATATCGGATGTGTTGAGAAAGATATAAGGAACTATGGACAGAGG gaagaaaaaaatccaaCCTTTTACTTTAAGTGTGAACTCGATGAAGAAAGCAGGCTTGTTAGATGCTTCTGGGCAGATCCTTTTGCAAGGAGATCGTATCATTTCTATGGTGATGTAGTAGTGTTTGACACAACTTACAACACGAATAAATACGATATGATATTTGCTCCATTGGCAGGAGTAAACCATCATGGTCAGACTGTTATTTTTGGATGTGCTTTGTTGAGTGGTGAAAAAAccgaattttttatttggttattcAATCAATTGTTGGATGTAATGCCGAGGGGTGCACCTCAGGTGATTATTACGGATCAAGATCCTACAATGACGAAGGACATTGCTCAAGTTCTTCCATCAACTTGTCATCGATACTGTATCTGgcatattttgaataaatttgcGGAGAAGATAAATACAATGGTTTATCGGGATAACTATCAttggttcaaaaatataatttgtaacTCGGAGACTATTGAAGAGTTTGAGACTAGTTGGGCTGAGTTGTTGAAGAATAGTAATTTGGGAGATAATACATGGTTGCGCCAAATGTATGAAATCCGCAACAAGTGGGTTTCTgtttattttaatcatatattcAATGCAGGAATGTTGAGCAGTCAAAGAGCAGAAAGTTCACATGCATTTTTCAAAAGGTACATCTCaaacaaaaattcattgatGGACTTTATTGTATGTTTTAATAGAGCTATTAATCATCAAAGACATGATGAGTTAGTTGCAGATCATATTGATGTGAATGAGCAACCAAAGTTGAAAACTATGTGCCCAATGGAGACTCAAATGGTGAAAATTTACacaaagagaaattttataatttttcaagatGAGTTATTTGAAAGTTCTGCGTATTTCTTAAGTTGCACGTTTGAAGATGATGAGTCTGTGTTTTATAGTGTACGGAAGGCTAATGGAAGTTGCTCATCAAGGAATAGACagcttaaatataataaactttCAGATTCTGTGTCATGCAGTTGTAGGCTATTTAACTTTAATGGAATTCCATGTAGACATATATTAGCCTACTTTCGAATTAAACAAGTCATGTTTTTGCCAAGCGAATACATTCTTAGGAGATGGACAAAAAGTGCAAAAATTGGTAAAGTGTGGGATAACAATGGTTAA
- the LOC107414783 gene encoding GDSL esterase/lipase At4g10955, producing MPSGMEIFTHSGPSHLTTVDWKNPHHRRTVAASLVEGAYKIERDRQQNLQGHEALAPPWWEFFHFQVSHVLVDDVDHSIFGVIYESKFPTSYFKHSELKAPRYVMAFRGTLTQPDTRSRDLRLDFRCISNRLHESSRFQLAMQSIQNMVSLAGAENVWLAGHSLGSAIALQAGKSMTKMGFALETYLFNPPFISAPTERIKEERVKHGIHMASSVVKAGLSHVVKSRNNRNTTKEEDPFVVLASWSPYLFLNPADHICSGYIGYFEHRKKMEEIGAGKIERLALKNSIESIFSGALGKESEPFNFLPSAIVTINQTPAPDFRRAHGVEQWWNPNFHYRSMVFHFSN from the exons ATGCCTTCTGGAATGGAGATTTTCACCCATTCAGGACCTTCACATCTCACTACAGTGGACTG GAAAAACCCACATCACAGAAGAACTGTTGCAGCAAGTTTGGTAGAAGGAGCATACAAAATAGAACGAGACAGGCAGCAAAATCTCCAAGGACATGAAGCTCTGGCACCACCTTGGTGGGAATTCTTCCATTTTCAAGTAAGCCATGTACTTGTAGACGATGTTGACCATTCTATCTTCGGTGTGATCTACGAATCCAAATTCCCAACTTCTTACTTCAAACATTCCGAGCTCAAAGCTCCAAGATATGTTATGGCGTTTCGCGGAACCTTAACTCAACCAGACACAAGATCCAGAGACCTCAGATTGGATTTCAGGTGTATCAGCAACAGGCTCCACGAGAGCTCTCGGTTTCAGCTTGCAATGCAGTCAATCCAAAACATGGTTTCTTTAGCTGGAGCTGAAAACGTATGGTTGGCTGGACACTCTTTAGGTTCAGCTATAGCTTTGCAAGCAGGAAAAAGTATGACTAAAATGGGTTTTGCACTTGAAACGTATCTTTTCAATCCACCATTTATATCTGCTCCAACAGAGAGGATCAAGGAAGAGAGAGTGAAGCATGGGATTCACATGGCAAGCAGTGTTGTCAAAGCAGGGCTTAGTCATGTTGTGAAAAGTCGAAATAACCGCAATACCACCAAAGAAGAAGACCCTTTTGTTGTGTTAGCTTCTTGGTCTCCTTACCTGTTTCTGAACCCTGCTGATCATATTTGTTCAGGATATATTGGGTATTTCGAGCATAGGAAGAAGATGGAGGAGATTGGAGCTGGGAAGATAGAGAGATTAGCATTAAAGAATTCCATAGAGAGTATATTTTCAGGTGCTTTAGGGAAGGAATCAGAGCCGTTCAATTTTCTTCCCTCAGCAATTGTTACTATTAATCAGACTCCAGCACCAGATTTTAGACGTGCCCATGGAGTTGAACAATGGTGGAACCCCAATTTCCATTACCGTTCCATGGTGTTTCATTTCAGTAACTGA